A genomic segment from Rhinatrema bivittatum chromosome 19, aRhiBiv1.1, whole genome shotgun sequence encodes:
- the LOC115080115 gene encoding protein kinase C and casein kinase II substrate protein 3-like: MSDIYSEVAGDEVCNHSFWKPNHYQSTVKRTEDGHHLCHEIVACFQDRAKIERQYAAQMEDWTRKWKPLVNGSSMYGSLLRAWQAFMSATERLSQLHTEIQKTLVMEDGNKIRDWQKDTYHRKIFGGFKESYEIESGFSKAQKPWAKKFKKLDKSKAAYHKACKKVHLAKVRENSSRMSPELSQEKQKKLHEEKEKCSQEMQKVRQRYEKALQELNRYSPKYMEEMELVFDQSQQFERKRILFLKQVFLSIHKHLDISSNESIGAVYGDLRQAIQAVSEQEDLRWWRNAHGPGMLMNWPQFEEWDPEEERQIGKKKSGKETDKVRLCSITPTEGSTSKPPVNVPGVRVRAVYDYLGQEPDELSFRAGDELTKIEDEDEQGWCKGVTGRGQVGLYPANYVVLATD; this comes from the exons ATGTCTGATATCTACAGCGAAGTAGCAGGAGATGAGGTCTGCAACCACAGCTTTTGGAAG CCTAATCACTACCAGAGCACAGTGAAGCGCACGGAAGACGGGCACCACCTGTGCCACGAGATTGTGGCCTGCTTTCAGGACAGGGCCAAGATTGAGAGGCAGTACGCCGCACAGATGGAGGACTGGACACGCAAGTGGAAGCCACTAGTGAACGGCA GCTCCATGTACGGCTCCCTCCTGCGTGCATGGCAGGCCTTCATGTCGGCCACAGAGCGCCTGAGCCAGCTGCACACAGAGATCCAAAAGACATTGGTGATGGAGGATGGGAACAAAATCCGCGACTGGCAGAAAGACACGTACCACCGCAAGATCTTTGGGGGCTTCAAGGAGTCCTATGAGATCGAGAGCGGCTTCTCCAAGGCACAGAAACCATGGGCCAAGAAATTCAAAAAG CTGGACAAGTCCAAGGCGGCCTATCACAAGGCGTGCAAGAAGGTGCATCTAGCCAAGGTACGGGAGAACAGCAGTCGGATGAGCCCAGAGCTATCTCAGGAGAAGCAAAAGAAACTTCACGAAGAGAAGGAGAAGTGTAGCCAGGAAATGCAGAAG GTGAGACAAAGGTACGAGAAGGCACTCCAGGAGCTGAACAGATACAGCCCAAAGTACATGGAGGAGATGGAGCTGGTGTTTGACCAGAGTCAGCAGTTCGAGCGGAAGCGGATCCTCTTCCTCAAACAGGTTTTCCTGTCCATCCACAAGCACCTGGACATTAGCAGCAATGAGAG CATTGGGGCAGTGTACGGTGATCTGCGGCAGgccatccaggctgtgagcgagcAGGAGGACCTGAGGTGGTGGAGGAACGCGCATGGCCCAGGAATGCTCATGAACTGGCCGCAGTTTGAG GAGTGGGATCCTGAGGAGGAGCGACAGATTGGGAAGAAGAAGTCAGGGAAGGAAACAGACAAGGTGAGACTCTGCAGCATCACGCCAACAGAAGGCAG TACCAGTAAGCCGCCGGTGAATGTTCCAGGGGTGCGGGTGCGAGCTGTCTACGATTATTTGGGACAGGAGCCCGACGAGCTCAGCTTCAGAGCAG GTGACGAGCTGACGAAGATTGAAGATGAAGATGAgcaaggctggtgcaagggtgtcACGGGCCGGGGTCAGGTGGGGCTCTACCCAGCCAACTATGTGGTGCTCGCTACGGACTAG